Proteins encoded within one genomic window of Humulus lupulus chromosome 1, drHumLupu1.1, whole genome shotgun sequence:
- the LOC133814654 gene encoding LOB domain-containing protein 37-like, producing the protein MSCNGCRVLRKGCSDNCMLRECLQWIETPQAQAHATLFVAKFFGRAGLMSFISAVPQHQRPALFQSLLYEAVGRTVNPVNGAVGLLWMGNWHVCQAAVETVLRGGVLGPLSESTHDNNNAASSDHPSVSRRRWPKKRPSSSTTTATFDESIHDHDRHAADPYVLSPSDLDLCLMAAGTKMVEKRRAVTPTSEEESETTTLNSSSVDSSTFLGDGGSHKRSKLLRLFM; encoded by the exons ATGAGCTGCAATGGGTGCCGAGTTCTCCGAAAAGGTTGCAGTGATAATTGTATGCTTCGAGAATGTCTCCAATGGATTGAAACCCCTCAGGCCCAAGCCCATGCCACTCTCTTCGTGGCCAAGTTCTTCGGCCGGGCCGGCCTCATGTCCTTCATCTCCGCCGTCCCACAACACCAGCGCCCTG CTCTGTTCCAATCTCTGTTATATGAAGCCGTAGGAAGGACTGTGAACCCGGTCAACGGCGCCGTAGGCCTACTGTGGATGGGCAACTGGCACGTATGTCAGGCGGCCGTCGAGACGGTTCTTCGCGGCGGCGTGTTGGGGCCGCTCTCTGAGTCGACTCATGATAATAACAACGCCGCCTCCTCTGATCATCCATCGGTGTCCCGGCGGCGTTGGCCCAAGAAAAGGCCCAGCAGTagcactactactgctacttttGATGAGAGCATTCATGATCATGATCGTCATGCGGCAGACCCGTATGTTTTATCACCGTCTGATCTAGATCTATGCTTGATGGCGGCCGGGACTAAAATGGTGGAGAAGAGAAGAGCGGTGACGCCGACGTCGGAGGAGGAGTCCGAAACGACGACGTTGAACAGTAGTTCAGTGGATTCTAGTACTTTTTTAGGCGATGGAGGAAGTCATAAAAGATCTAAGCTTCTTAGATTGTTTATGTAG